The sequence below is a genomic window from Kitasatospora kifunensis.
TGGTCTGGGCGATCTGCGCCAGGTTGGGGGTGGGGTAGGCGCCCAGGTCGACGAACGGCGCGGCCACACCGGGGGTGGTGCCGCTACCGGCCACCCCGGTCACCGAGGCGGACTGCGCGGACTCGTTGCCGAGCGCGTCGAAGGCGGTGACGGCGAAGGTGTGGCTGCTGCCCGCCAGCAGGCCGTTGACGGTGACCGAGGTCGCCGTGCTGGTGGTGGCGACCACCGAGGAACCCTCGTAGATGTTGTAGCCGGCCACCCCGGAGGGGTCCGTGGAGGCGCTCCAGGAGAGCGAGATGGCATCCGGGCTGGTGCCGGAGACCGCCAGCCCGGCGGGGACGGTGGGCGGCGTGTTGGTGACCGGGACGCCGGCGCACGGCTGGTTGTTGATCGAGCAGTTGGCGGGCGCCACCTGGGTGCCGGTGGTGGCGATGTCCATCCCGACCGCCGGGGCGCTGGCCCCGGGGGCCAGCGGCGCGGCCCAGCTCGGCGAGGTGACCGTGTAGTGGGTGCCGGTGCTGGTCGCGATGCTGGTCAGGGTGCCGTTCCAGGAGCTGCTGACCGTCTCGCCGGTGGGCAGATCGAAGCTGAGCGACCAGGAGTTGACGCTCGCTCTGGTGTCATTGGTGATCGTGTAGTCGGCTTCGAAACCGTTCTGCCAGGTCTGCGGTTGGGTCAGGGTGGCGACCAGCCCGGTGATCCCGCTGGCGGCCTGCGCACCCATGGGGAGCGAGAGCGGCAGGACGACGCCGGTCAGTAGCGTGGTGGCTACGACGGTGGGCAGGGTGACACGCCTCATGGGCGGGTCCTCCTTGACGTGGGGCGGCGCACAGGGCACGCCGACAGGACAGTGGGGGAGAGCCGCGGCACCCCCACATTGGTAGAGACCAATGCAGCACGTCAATAGAGCTGGGGCGAACCGGTCATGATTTAAGGTCAGCTTCCGATTCGGCGCCCTGGTCGACCCCTGACCAGCCCCTCGCCAGCCCCTCGTCATGCTTGCTCGGCCCCGCGCCCAACCCTTGCCAGGCCCTTGCCGACCCCCTGGTCAGGCCGCCAGCGGGGTGAGCAGGGCGCGGCTGACCACGCCCACCGAGTCGTCCAGCGCGGCGACCATGGCCCGGTAGGCGAGTGGTGCGTGGCGCAGCCCGCGCAGCGCCAGCACCGTGTCCCAGGCCGCCGCTCTGGCCCGGTCGATGCTCCAGACCCCGAGCACGTGCAGCAGTGGCTCGGCGACTCGCAGCGGATCGGGCTCCGGCAGCAGCTGCGCCCGGACCTGGGCCTCCACCTGGGCCAGCAGCTCGTTGACCCGTCGGTAGTCGGCCTCGAAGGAGAGCGGGTCGCGGCCGAGCCGCTGGGCGGTGTCCATGACGGCGAGCGGCAGGTCGTGCTCGATATGGGTGTTCATCCCGGACAGTGCGGCCTGCAACGGGTGGATCCCGGGCCGTCGGCGCAGCTCGAAGAGCGGTCGCCAGCAGGCCGGTGGGCGCTGCCCGGCGGCATCGGCGTCGACGGCGGCCAGGTACCGCCCGGCGAAGAGCGAGTCCAGCAGTGCCAGCGCGGCAGGGTCGGTGAAGTAGCCGGAGGTGAGCTTGGCGGCGACCAGCTCGGTGACGGTCAGGTACATCCCGTGGAAGACGCCGACCCCGTCACCCGGCGGGAAGCCGGGCGCGAGCTCGCGCATCCGCGCGAGGATCTGATCAACCGTCAGGATCGACGGCTCCTGGAGCAGCTCTGTCATGACGTCACCTCCGGCCTCCGGGTGGGGAGTCCAGCCTGTCAAATCGAGCGGGTGTGCGGGATCGGCTGGATGGGTGATTCCGGGGAGGTTCTAGGGGGCGGAAGCCTCTGCCAGGGCCGTCAGTTCGGAGCGGGCCAGCTTGCCGGCCGCGTTGATCGGCAGGGCGCTCAGGGCGAGCAGCTGTTCGGGGAGCTTGCGCCGTTCGAGCCCGCGCTCGGACTCCAGGAAGCGGTTCAGCTCGGGCAGCGTCGGGATCGGCAGACCCTGGCGCGGCACGACGCAGACGCAGAGGCGCTCGCCGAGGTCCTGGTCGGGGACGGCTACGCAGATGGCCTCGGCCAACGCCGGGTGGGCGCCCGCGTGCCGCTCCACCTCGGCCGGACTGATCGAGTAGCCGCCGCGCTTGACCAGTTGGCTGTTGCGGCGCAGCAGCCGCAGCCGGCCCTCGGTGGTCAGCAGCCCGTGGTCGCCGGTGCGGACCCAGCCGCCCGGTGCGCGTCGGTGCGCGTCCAACTCGGGTGCCCCGACGTAGCAGAGCGGGGTCATCGGGCCGCGCGCCCAGAGCTCGCCCGCCGTGCCGGGCGGCAGCTCCCGGCCCTGCTCGTCCCGGGCGGTGAAGTCGCAGACGGCTGGGTCGGGCCGGCCGAGCAGCGTGCTGTCCTCGGTCCAGGTGCTGTGCTCGATACGACAGTTGACGCCGTCGGAGGAGCCGTAGAGGTTGCTCACCGGGCAGCCGAACCGCTCCAGGCAGGCCGCGAGCAGCGGGGCCGGCAGCCCGTCGCAGCTGGCGATCACGGCGCGCAGCGAGCCGAGGTCCTCGTCGGCCTGCGGGGGCAGCAGGGTCATCCGGCGCAGCATGGTGGCCACGCCGAACAGGTGGGTGGGGCGGTGCCGGGTGATGGCCCGCAGCGCCGCGCGGGCGTCGAAGCCGTCCAGCAGGACGAGCGTGGCGCCGTGGCGGTAGAGCGAGACGACGCCCAGCGAGCCGTAGGAGGAGGCCAGCGGCACCAGCACCAGGGGCCGAGGGTGCGGGACTCCCGAGTACACCGCGCGCAGGTAGTTGCCGCGTCCGCCCGCCATCGCGTTGTGCGAGTAGGCGATCATCTTGGGGGCCGACTCGGAGCCGGAGGAGACCAGGATCCGGGCCGGTGCCTGCGGATCCGGGGTGGCTGCGGCGAAGTCGGCCGGCTCACACCCTGGCCCGGTGGCCGCCGGCGTGCTGACGCGCAGCCGGTGCGTGCCCGGTGGGGCCTCCGGATCGAAGGTGAACAGGGCAGGAACGACCGGGAGTTGATGCAGCCGCCGACCGACCTCGCGGACCGTGGCCGCCGTGGCGACCAGCGCGCGGGCCCGGGAGCGGGCGAGCAGCGAGCAGGCCTCGCTGCTGCCCCGTCCGTCCGGGAAGGTCAGCGCGACCGCGCCGAGCGCCGCTACCGCCAGCTCGGTGACCACGGCCGGCCAGCCGTTCGGCAGGCGGATCGCCACGATCTCCCGCTCCGCGACCCCCGCCGCGTGCAACTGCTCGGCGACGCCGCACACCCGGCGGTCGAGCTCGGCGTAGTCCAGACTCGCTTGCGGGTCGATCACGGCGGGCCTGTCGGGGTGGCTTCGCACCCGCTGTCGGAAGAGCCGGTAGAGGTCCTGGTCAAGATAGTGGCCCTGGGTCGACCAGGCGTGCCGCAGCTCCGCGGGTACCCGGTCCGGCAGTTCGACGCCCTGCCGGGAAAGCCAGGGCGCGCGGCGGCCGGGCGCGCGCTGCACGGTCGGTGCGGTCAACGGTGGAACTCCCAGGGCGCGCGGGGCAGCAGGCAGCGGTCACGGTACAGGGCGGCGGCGAAGCGGGGATCCCGGGCCAGCTGCGCGGGCGCCAGCGGCGGCGGCCCTGCGGTGGGCGCGGCGGTCAGGGCGGGGGAGACGGTGTCGAGCAGGGTGACGGCGGCGGACCAGAGCGAGGACCCGACCAGCTGACCGCGGCCGGTGGCGGCGCGGGCCAGCAGCGCGGCGAGGACGGCCTCGGCGCTGATCAGCCCGCCGAAGACGTCGGTGATCGTCATCAGCGACGGGGCGGCAGGCCGACCGGGCGGGGTGACCAGGGCGGCCAGCCCGCTGTGCGCCTGGACCAGGTAGTCGGTGCCGAACGGTGCCGCGTCGCCGAAGAGTTCGCCCCAGCCGGAGGCCCAGGCGTACACCAGCCCCGGCCGCTCGGTCAGCAGCCGCTCGGCGCCCAGGCCGAAGGCCTCGGCCTTGCCGGGCGCGAGGTTGTGCAGGAACACGTCGGCCGCGTCCACCAGTTCGCGAATCGCGCGCTGCCCGCCGGGCGAGCGCGGGTCCGCCTCGATGACCTGCTTGCCACGGTTGAGCGCGTGGAACCGGGCCGAGACCTCCCCGGCCATCGGCGGCACCCCGCGCAGCGGATCGCCACCGATCGGCTCCACGCGCACCACCTCGGCGCCGAGTTGGGCGAGCAGGTGGCTGGCCAGCGGGCCCTGTAGGCGCCGGGTCAGCTCGACCACCAGCACGCCGTCCAGCGGGCG
It includes:
- a CDS encoding class I adenylate-forming enzyme family protein encodes the protein MTAPTVQRAPGRRAPWLSRQGVELPDRVPAELRHAWSTQGHYLDQDLYRLFRQRVRSHPDRPAVIDPQASLDYAELDRRVCGVAEQLHAAGVAEREIVAIRLPNGWPAVVTELAVAALGAVALTFPDGRGSSEACSLLARSRARALVATAATVREVGRRLHQLPVVPALFTFDPEAPPGTHRLRVSTPAATGPGCEPADFAAATPDPQAPARILVSSGSESAPKMIAYSHNAMAGGRGNYLRAVYSGVPHPRPLVLVPLASSYGSLGVVSLYRHGATLVLLDGFDARAALRAITRHRPTHLFGVATMLRRMTLLPPQADEDLGSLRAVIASCDGLPAPLLAACLERFGCPVSNLYGSSDGVNCRIEHSTWTEDSTLLGRPDPAVCDFTARDEQGRELPPGTAGELWARGPMTPLCYVGAPELDAHRRAPGGWVRTGDHGLLTTEGRLRLLRRNSQLVKRGGYSISPAEVERHAGAHPALAEAICVAVPDQDLGERLCVCVVPRQGLPIPTLPELNRFLESERGLERRKLPEQLLALSALPINAAGKLARSELTALAEASAP
- a CDS encoding DUF5995 family protein; translated protein: MTELLQEPSILTVDQILARMRELAPGFPPGDGVGVFHGMYLTVTELVAAKLTSGYFTDPAALALLDSLFAGRYLAAVDADAAGQRPPACWRPLFELRRRPGIHPLQAALSGMNTHIEHDLPLAVMDTAQRLGRDPLSFEADYRRVNELLAQVEAQVRAQLLPEPDPLRVAEPLLHVLGVWSIDRARAAAWDTVLALRGLRHAPLAYRAMVAALDDSVGVVSRALLTPLAA